From the Lolium rigidum isolate FL_2022 chromosome 2, APGP_CSIRO_Lrig_0.1, whole genome shotgun sequence genome, one window contains:
- the LOC124691796 gene encoding F-box protein At4g00755-like, with protein MAVECCGGDFLEWVGPDNSANVFGLLDSPADLVRAAAVSRTWRRFVIENDLSKSLCVRLFPEVATIAGGAAEVTRSPPSPPVAQWGSERAYRIYSNLAGALVSSSPKDSVACVLRCVGASSTDDFPNETMVHTLHERGLVNFRPSYWSSCGSDNPDEPESLTYRLNSDICIIDEIKVQPFKAFFQYGNPIYSSKTVRFRMGHYKLPRGQESFVTNDDENKMVNADKDYMWTYTSPEFPMLQENVLQSFKLPRPVLCIGGVVMIEFLGRVQKQGADDKYYICVCHVEVIGRSLSPLFMVDISEPGGYSILKYLPDAKNLSAEDMAQYDTEDSLEWQYFGARYRQMNHIAVLNALLMQVHFMHEDDVGWVLQDGLLQ; from the exons ATGGCGGTGGAGTGCTGCGGCGGGGACTTCTTGGAGTGGGTTGGCCCCGACAACTCCGCCAACGTCTTCGGCCTTCTCGACAGCCCCGCCGAcctcgtccgcgccgccgccgtgtccCGAACCTGGCGCCGATTTG TGATCGAGAACGACTTGAGCAAGAGTCTGTGCGTGCGGCTATTTCCCGAGGTCGCcaccatcgccggcggcgcggcagaggtaACCAGATCGCCGCCTTCACCTCCCGTCGCCCAGTGGGGCAGCGAGAGGGCCTACAGGATATACTCGAACCTCGCCGGCGCCCTCGTCTCTAGCTCCCCCAAGGACTCCGTGGCCTGCGTTCTGCGCTGCGTCGGTGCATCCAGCACGGACGATTTCCCGAACGAGACCATGGTACACACCCTCCATGAGCGCGGCTTGGTCAATTTCCGCCCGTCCTATTGGTCCAGCTGCGGTTCGGACAACCCCGACGAGCCAGAGAGCCTTACCTACAGGCTCAACTCTGATATCTGCATTATCGATGAGATTAAGGTGCAGCCGTTCAAAG CATTTTTTCAGTATGGCAATCCTATATACTCTTCAAAGACGGTGCGATTTCGGATGGGCCATTACAAGCTTCCGCGTGGACAGGAGTCATTTGTCACTAATGATGATGAGAACAAGATGGTAAATGCTGACAAAGATTACATGTGGACTTACACTTCGCCAGAGTTCCCTATGTTGCAG GAAAATGTACTACAATCGTTCAAGCTCCCACGCCCTGTGCTTTGCATTGGTGGTGTGGTGATGATTGAATTCTTGGGCAGAGTCCAAAAACAGGGAGCAGATGATAAGTATTACATATG TGTCTGCCATGTTGAAGTGATAGGGCGTTCACTGTCACCACTTTTCATGGTTGACATCTCGGAGCCTGGAGGTTATTCAATCCTCAAGTACTTGCCCGATGCCAAAAATCTATCCGCGGAGGACATGGCCCAGTATGATACTGAAGACTCGCTGGAGTGGCAGTATTTTGGTGCTAGATACAGGCAGATGAATCACATAGCAGTGCTGAACGCGCTTTTGATGCAAGTACATTTCATGCATGAAGATGATGTTGGTTGGGTCTTACAAGACGGGCTTCTTCAGTAG